ATAGGCCTGGATGTCCGCCTCGCCGAGGGCGGCGAACTGCACCCGCGTGGTCACGACCGCCTGCAGGGGCACGTCCGGCGCCCCGGGGGCGGGGCGCCTCAGCAGGCCATGGCCGGTGTGCAGGTCCCCCCAACCGCCGGCCATGCGCCGCCAGCGGGCCAGCGCCTCGGTGGCGTCGCGGGGCTTGCCCCAGGCCTCCCCCTGCACCACCAGCAGGGAGTCGCAGCCCAGCACCCCATACGACGGCCAGGCCGCTTCTGAAGCGAGCGTGGCGGCCACGGCCCGGGCCTTGGCCAGCGCCAGCGCCTGCACCAGCCGCCGGGGATCCGCCTGGCGGATCCCGTCCTCATCCACGCCGCTCACCTGGGTCCGATGGGGGATGCCGGCCTGCTCCAGCAGGCGGCGTCGGGCCGGGGAAGCGGAAGCCAGCAGCAGCAAGGGGGGTCTCCAGCGGGGTCTCCAGCCTGCCCGTCGATTGGTGAGAATGGGGCCATGGCACAGGCCGACACCGAGTCCCGTTCGCTGGCGCGGGCCGCCCTCTCCCTCCGCTGCCTGCCCTTCCGCCGCCGCTTCTACGAGGCGGTGGGGGAAGGGCCCCTGAGCAGCACGGAACTCGTCCGCCGCGCCGAAGGGCCTCCCCCGTTCACCTTCCTGCCCCTCAGCGGCGACCGGACCGAGGACCATTTTCTCTGGCTGATCCGGCTGGGGGTGCTGCGGCGGGAAGTGGACGGCCAGGGGCTCACCGAGCGGGTGCGGCTGACGCCGATGGGCCGGCAGGTGCTGCGGCGCTGGTCCGGCGAAATTCCGCGGGCGGGCCGGCGGGAGCGGATCCTGGAGGCGCTGCGCCGCCACCGCCCCCGCCTTTGAACCGCCCCCACCCCGCCTCCCTGCGGCCGCTGATGGTGCTGGGCACCAGCAGCGGCGCCGGCAAATCGCTGATGACCGCCGCCCTCTGCCGCGTTCTGCGGCGCCGGGGGGAGCAGCCCCTGCCTTTCAAGGGGCAGAACATGAGCCTCAACGCCTGGGTCGACCAGCAGGGCGGGGAAATGGCCTATTCCCAGGCGCTGCAGGCCTGGGCGGCGGGGCTGGAGCCGCGGGTGACGATGAACCCGGTGCTGCTCAAGCCCCGGGGCGACAGCACCAGTGAGGTGATCCATCTCGGCCGTTCGGTGGGCACGGCCCGGGCAGAGCACTACTACCGCGACTGGTTCCGGCCCGGCTGGGCAGCGATCCGGACGGGCCTGGAGGAGCTGCAGGCCGCCCACCCCGGCGGCCGGCTGGTGCTGGAGGGGGCCGGCAGTCCGGTGGAGGTGAATCTGCAGGCCAGGGACCTCACCAACCTGCGGCTGGCCCAGTACCTGCGCGCCCGCTGCCTGCTGGTGGCGGACATCGAACGGGGTGGCGTCTTCGCCCAGATCGTCGGCACCCTGGCGTTGCTGCGGCCCGTGGAGCGGCCCCTGATCGGCGGACTGCTGATCAATCGCTTCCGCGGCCGCCGTTCCCTGTTCGATGCCGGCCGCGACTGG
This genomic stretch from Cyanobium gracile PCC 6307 harbors:
- a CDS encoding Npun_F0494 family protein, whose amino-acid sequence is MAQADTESRSLARAALSLRCLPFRRRFYEAVGEGPLSSTELVRRAEGPPPFTFLPLSGDRTEDHFLWLIRLGVLRREVDGQGLTERVRLTPMGRQVLRRWSGEIPRAGRRERILEALRRHRPRL
- a CDS encoding nucleoside triphosphate pyrophosphatase — its product is MLLLASASPARRRLLEQAGIPHRTQVSGVDEDGIRQADPRRLVQALALAKARAVAATLASEAAWPSYGVLGCDSLLVVQGEAWGKPRDATEALARWRRMAGGWGDLHTGHGLLRRPAPGAPDVPLQAVVTTRVQFAALGEADIQAYVASGEPLACAGGFALEGRGGLVVERLEGCFSNVIGLSLPLLRRWLGPGALAQVPG